From Rhodopseudomonas palustris:
CCACCGCGCCCGCCTCCGTGCCGGCGCCGAAATACAGATCCGCGCGTGCCGGGCCGATGATCGCCGAGCCGGTGTCCTGCGCCACCATCAGGCGGCGGAACGGCGTCTTCGCGTCGGGAGCCGCGACCGGCAGTTCGCCGGTGATGAAGAACGGCGTGCCGTAGACGTGCAGCGCCTTGTCGACCGCGATCGAGCGACCCGGCGTCAGCGGCACCCCCTGTGCGCCGACCGCCTCGTCGTCGTCCTTGAGCTTGACCTCGCGGAAGAACACGTAGGACCGGTTCGCCCGCCGCAGCTCGCCCGCGCCGTCCGGATTGGCGTCCATCCATTCGCGGATGCGCTGCATCGACATCTGCTCTTTCGGGATGATGCCGCGATCGATCAGGATGCGGCCGACCGGGGTGTAGGGATAGCCATTGTGGGCATCGTAATTGATACGCACGAAGCTGCCGTCCTCGAGCCTGACCCGGGCCGAACCCTGAATCTGCGAGAACAAGAGATCGGTCTGGCTCTTCAGCCAGCAGATTTCCAGTCCACGCCCGGCGATGGCGCCGTCCTCGATTTCGGCGCGATCGTAATACGGCACCAGCTTGCGCCGGCCGATCTTGCGATACACCGGCCCGCCATTCGGCAGGCCGACGCCCTGCGAATAGCCGCGGACGAAAAGGTTCGACGGCCGCCGATACACCGGCACATTGTAGACGTCGGTCTTGACCCGCGAGCCGTCGACGATCGGCTCGTAGTAACCTGTGACGAATCCGGCGTCCTCACCGACCCGCGAGATCTGCAGCGGCAGGAAGTGCCGCTCGAAGAAACGGCGGGCATGGGCGGCGTCGGAGATCTCGGCCGCGCGCGCGGCGCGGCAGGGCTCGGCCAACGACGAGCCGAGCGCCTTGGTGTCGGCGACCGGCTTGCGCCGCGCCACGATCGGCCGGCAACTCTCACGAAACGTCCTGAAGGCGGCGAGATGATCGTCGGCATCCCAGCCGGCGACCTGATCCCATTTCACCGGGGCGTATTGGCCGCCGGGGATTTCGATCGGCCAGACCGGCTTGGCATGCCGCTTATGCGCGGCGGCGTGGTGGCTCCTGCCATGATGTCCCGAGGAATGGTGGCCGGAGGAATGGTGGTGGCGCGGCCCGGCTTCGACGGCGGCCGGCGCCAACAGCAAGGCGGCGGCGAGCACGCCGCGCGCCCAGGCAGAGCGCGATGCGCCCTGCGCGCTAGAGGCCGTTTCCCGTGCCAACCAGCTTCCAGTTCGGATCGCGCGAGCTGATGTCGCGGGCGAAGGTCCAAACGTCGGTGATGTCGGCGACCTTGTCCGGGCTGCCGTCGACGACGGCGCCGGCCTTGTCGCGGGTGACCGAGATCATCTGCGACACGAACTTCACCGTGATCTGGGCGATGTGATCGCGGACCTCGGCGCCCAGCAGTTCGGCTTTCTCGATCGCGACGAAACGGGTCTCGGTCTTCAGGTCGTTCTTCTCGCGGTCCTTGATCGCGGCCTCGAAGCTCTCATAGACCTCGCTCGACAGCAGATCCTTCAACGACCGCCGATCGCCATTGGCGAACGCCATCACGATCATCTCATAGGCGCCCTTGGCGCCGGAGAGAAAATGATTGGCGTCGAACGACGAGTCCTGGGTGAACACCGCGTTGAGGCCATGCTCCAGCGGCGAATCCGGCTCGGCGATGCCCTTCCAGCGATCCGAAGGCGGAACGACGTCGGCGCTCGGCGCAGTCGGGGCCTGGTCGATCACCGAGCCCGGCATCGACACCACATTGGTGTCCTGCTTGCCCGGGATCATGTCCCGCGCCGCGGCACGGTCGAACGGGGGGCGTTCGCTTCCGGTCCGCTGACCCAGGACGTTGCGCAGACGCAGGAAAATGAACACCGCAAGCGCAAGGAAGATGATGGTGTAGATATCCACGTCGCTTCACTTTCTTCATCGGCGTCGGCCTGCGGGTGCGGTTTGCACCTGCGGCCCGACGGCCCAGAATCACGATGCGGGCCGGCCCTCACATGTAGTGAGGAACCTGTCCCAGCCAATGGCGCGTTTTGGCACAGCCAACCGGGTTGGCAAGCCCCGCTGCGCGTCCGGCCGGGCATTGATGGTCGGAATGTAGGCGCTTCGGCGCAACGGGGAAACCGGATCATTGTAAGAAAGTTCATTCCGCCGGCGATTTGGGCGTCCGTCCGGCTCGGCCTGGGGCTTTCGGCCTCGCCGGCTGGCCCGGAGGGCTCGCCCGGCTGCTGCTTCGGTCCACCTTGTGGATGGCCGCAGGCCTATGATAGCCACTCGCCGACAGCATCACCCGCCATTCGCGTGAATGCCGCCGTATCGCCGGCCGCAGCTTCCCGCACACGCTTCAGGAGAGAATTCGATGACCAACGGAAACGGCACGCCTCCGGAAGCCGGTGCTCCTCCGCAGCTCAACGTGCTGGCGCAGTACACCAAGGACCTGTCGTTCGAGAACCCGAACGCCCCGGCCTCGCTGGCGCCGCAGCAGAATCAGCCCGCGATCAACATCCAGATCAATGTCGGCGCCAACAATCTGGCGGCGAACGAATTCGAGGTGACGCTGTCGATCGAGGGCAAGGCCGAATCCGGCAGCACCGTGCTGTTCAGCTTCGAACTGGCCTATGCGGGCGTGTTCCGGATCGTCAATGTGCCCGAGGAAAACCTGCACCCGCTGATCATGATCGAATGCCCGAGGCTGCTGTTTCCGTTCGCCCGCGAGATCATCGCCAGCGCGGTCCGCGACGGCGGCTTCCCGCCGCTGATGCTCGATCCGGTCGATTTCGTCGGCCTGTATCGCCAGAACATCGACCGCCAGGCTGCCCAGCAGCAGGGCCAGCCGAGCTAATTCTCGGCTCGAACAGACATCTGAAACTTCGTCATGGCCGGGCTTGTCCCGGCCATCCACGTTTGTTGGATCGATGCATCCGGACGTGGATGCCCGGGTCAAGCCCGGGCATGACGGGATTGTGGATCTGCGCCGCTCACGCGCCGGGGCGATACTCGTTCCAGATCGCCTTGTCGCCCATGGTGGCGGTGAAGGCCGCATGGGCCTCGCGATCGGACTCGGTGACCCGCGGCGCGAGCGGGGTCGGCCGCTGCCGGCGGGGCGTGTCGCCGCCCGCGCCGCCCCGGTCCGACGGCACCTCGGCCAGAATGAGCTGCGACTGCCGCGCGCCGATCAGATCGATATAGACCTCGGCCAGCAACTCGGCGTCGAGCAGCGCGCCGTGCTTGGTGCGGCGGGAATTGTCGATCGCATAGCGCGAGCACAGATCATCGAGCCGGTTCGACACGCCCGGATGCTTGCGCCGCGCCAGCAGCAGCGTGTCGACCAGCCGCTCGCGCGGAATTGCGCCCCGCGACAGCCGCGCCAGTTCGGCATTGAGGAAGCCGGCGTCGAACGAGGCATTGTGGATCACCAGCGGGTCGTCACCGATGAACTCCAGGAATTCGTCGACCACTTGCGCGAACAGCGGCTTGTCGGCCAGGAACTCGCTCGACAGCCCGTGCACCGCGAAGGCTTCCGCCGGCACGTCGCGTTCCGGATTGATGTAGCGGTGGAAAGTCTGCCCGGTCGGCATCCGGTTGTAGATCTCGACGCAGCCGATCTCGACCAGGCGGTCGCCGCGCAGCGGGTCGAGGCCGGTGGTTTCGGTATCGAGAACGATTTCGCGCATCGTGGAACAGCCGGTCTTCGTGAGCCGGCGAATCAGGGCCGCCGGCGGGGCATCCTAGCAGCCGAGTCGAGGATTTCGCGGATCTGCGCCCGCACCGGGTCGAGTCCGAACGAAGTATCCACCAGGAAATCCGCGCGCTTGCGCTTTTCGGCGTCGGGCATCTGCCGCGCCAGAATGGCGTCGAGCTTTTCGGGCGTCATGTTTTCGCGCGCGAGGATGCGCTCGCGCTGCACCTCCGGCGAGGTGGTGACGACGACCACCGCATCGACTCGCTTCTCGCCGCCGGTCTCGAACAGAAGCGGCACGTCGACCACCGCGACCGGCGCGCCCGACGATTCGGCGTCGTCGAGGAAGTTCTGGTGATGCGAGCGCAGCATCGGATGCACGATCTGCTCCAGCCGCTTCATCGCGTCGGCGTCGTGAACGACCTTCGCCGACAGCCGCTCGCGGTCGACCTTGCCGTCGATGGTGGTGCCCGGAAACGCCGCCTCGATCGCCGGCACGGCTTCGCCCTCGTAGATCTTATGCACGGTGGCGTCGGCGTCGTAGACCGGTATGCCGGCCTCGCCGAATAGTTTCGCGGTGGTGGATTTTCCCATCCCGATCGACCCGGTGAGCCCCAGCACCAGCATTCGTCCCACTCCCTCGTGCGGATTGTGTTCGACGCGTTTGTTCTCGCGCGGCGCTAGAACGCCAGCAGTTTCTGGCTACGCAGAAAGCCCAGCAGGGGCAACAGCGGCAGGCCCAAAATCGTGAAATGGTCGCCGTGGATGCCGTCGAACAGATGCACGCCGAGGCCTTCGACCTGATAGCCGCCGACGCTGGACATCGCCTTGTCGCCGGCCTCGTCGAGATACGCCGCGATCTCCTCGTCGCTCAACGGGCGCATCGTCATCCGCGCGATCGTGACTTCGGCGAACAGCGTGGCGCCGTTGCGCACCAGGGCGATCGCCGAATGCAGTTCGTGGCGGCGGCCGGCGAGTTCGCGCAGTTGTTTCGCCGCCTCGTTGCGGTCGGCCGGCTTGTTGAAACCCCGCGCACCCAGCGCCAGCGTCTGGTCGGCGCCGAGCACCAGGCGGCCGGGGTGATGATTCGAAACGAACGCGGCCTTCTCCTGCGCCAGCAGCGCGGCGATCTCGCCCGGCGCCGACAGGCCCGAGGCTGTCGCGATGCCACGCTCGTCGATATCCGCCGGGATCGCGTCGAACGGAATTCCGGCGCTGCTCAACAGCGCCTGCCGGGCGCGACTCTGCGACGCCAGCACCAGCGGCCCGGGGCCGAGCCAAAGCGTCATTCGGACATCCTCTGGCGTTGACGATCGGCGAGCAGCTTCATGATCGCCGCAGCGGTTTCCTCGATCGACCGGCGGGTGACGTCGAGCAGCGACCAGCCGTATTTGGCGCTGAGCTTGCGCGCCAGCACGACCTCGTCGGTGACGGCCTGCTTGTCGATGTAGGAATCGTTGCCACTTCCGGCGCCGAGGCTGAGCAGACGGTTCTGCCGCACCTGGATCAGCCGTTCGGGCGAGGCGTGCAGGCTGACAACCAGCGGCTTCTTCAGGGTTTCGAGCTGATGCGGAATCGGAATCCCGGCGACCAGCGGCACGTTGGCGGTGCGGATGCCGCGATTGGCGAGATAGATCGAGGTCGGCGTTTTCGAGGTGCGCGACACCCCGACCAGCACCACATCGGCCTCTTCCAGCCCTTCGACGTGCTGGCCGTCGTCGTGCATCATCGAATAGTTCAGCGCGTCGATACGCTTGAAATATTCGGCGTTCAACGTGTGCTGGGCGCCGACGCGGCCGGTGGTGGAGGCGCCGAGATAGGCCTCGAACAACTGCATCACCGGGCCGATGATCGACAGGCTCGGGCTGTTGATCTCCTGGCACTTGGCCTCGAGCCGGGCGACCAGTTCGCCCTCCAGCAGGGTGAACAGTACGATGCCGGGCGATTCCTCGATCTCCTGCAGCACGCGGTCGAGCTGCTTCTGGCTGCGCACCAGCGGGTAGACGTGCTCCACCGCGTTGACATTGGCGTATTGCGCCGCCACCGCGCGGGACACCGTGATCAGGGTTTCGCCGGTCGAATCCGACACCAGATGGAGGTGAAAATAGCTGCCGTCGGTCAGCATCATGACCCTGTGTATCCTGTGAACAACGGGGCGAAAGCCGCCCGGTGGCGGCACCTCGGCCGGCGCGGGCGGGATAACCCGGTTTTTTCTTCACAGGCCTCGGGTGAGGAAATCGTCACGGGATGGCGGGAAGGTTAGCGGGTGAATGTGGATTTGTCTCTTGATAAAGCGACGGGATCACGGCGCAAACGACCGCCGTCACAGGGCTCGAGCCGATCCGGCCGAGCGAGGCCCTGGGCTGTGCACATGTGAATCGTGCAAGGACAAGCCCGCGCGTCTGTTGCGCCGGCACAATCCACGTTCACTACGACTCAAACCCTAAGAATCTATAAATATTGTTTAGAGGAGTGGAGCTTGCGGAAAACTCCGTGATCGCGCATTCGAATAACGCGCTGCGCGGTCGGTGCGTTCCAGACCGGCTCTGGAATTCCGCGCAGGCGGTGGGGCGACCGATGATCGACTGGACCGATATTTATCTCTGGGTGAAGACCCTGCACGTGGTCGCGGTGATCTCGTGGATGGCCGGAATGCTCTACATGCCGCGGCTGTTCGTTTATCACTGCTCGGCCGAGATAGGCTCGGTGCAGTCCGAGACCTTCAAGATCATGGAACGCCGGCTCTACAAGGCGATCATGAATCCGGCCATGATGGTCGCCTGGGCCGCCGGCCTGGTCATCGCCTGGGAGCAGGGCTTCTTCACCTCCGGCTGGTTCCACGCCAAGCTCGCGGCGGTGGTGCTGATGACCGTGATCCACCTGATGCTGGGCCGCTACGTGCGCGATTTCGCCGCAGACCGAAACACGCGAACCCATAAATTCTATCGCGTTATCAATGAAATACCCACTGTTTTGATGATCGCGGCGGTGATCTTCGTGATCGTCAAGCCGTTCTGATGGCGCAAAATCGGGCGTTGTCCGGATGCCGAACGCCTTGCGTCGGAGCGGACGATTTTCTATAGTTCGGCTGTCCCACCTAAAGCAGGCGAATGTGGTTGCGATCTGGTTTCGTGTGAACCGGCCGCCGCATCGGGTTTGAAGCCTCTTCGCACCTTCCTTGCTCAAAGACGTCATCGACCCGAAGACCTGCGGCCTCTCCGTATTTTCCAGTCCCGCTCTCTTCCGCTGACGAATCCCCTCTCTCGATTTTTTCCACAGGACCACCCCAATGCGGGAAATGAAACTTTCAGACCTCAAGGCCAAGACGCCGGCCGAGCTCGTCTCGTTCGCCGAAGAGCTGGGGGTCGAGAACGCCAGCACGATGCGCAAGCAGGAGCTGATGTTCGCCTGTCTGAAGCAGTTGTCGGCGAAAGAGACCGATATCATCGGTGAAGGCGTCGTCGAGGTTCTCTCCGACGGCTTCGGCTTTCTGCGCTCGCCCGATGCGAACTACCTGCCGGGCCCGGATGATATCTACGTCTCGCCGTCGCAGATCCGCCGCTTCGGCCTGCGCACCGGCGACACCATCGAGGGCCATATCCGCAGCCCGAAGGAAGGCGAACGCTACTTCG
This genomic window contains:
- a CDS encoding murein transglycosylase A, giving the protein MLAAALLLAPAAVEAGPRHHHSSGHHSSGHHGRSHHAAAHKRHAKPVWPIEIPGGQYAPVKWDQVAGWDADDHLAAFRTFRESCRPIVARRKPVADTKALGSSLAEPCRAARAAEISDAAHARRFFERHFLPLQISRVGEDAGFVTGYYEPIVDGSRVKTDVYNVPVYRRPSNLFVRGYSQGVGLPNGGPVYRKIGRRKLVPYYDRAEIEDGAIAGRGLEICWLKSQTDLLFSQIQGSARVRLEDGSFVRINYDAHNGYPYTPVGRILIDRGIIPKEQMSMQRIREWMDANPDGAGELRRANRSYVFFREVKLKDDDEAVGAQGVPLTPGRSIAVDKALHVYGTPFFITGELPVAAPDAKTPFRRLMVAQDTGSAIIGPARADLYFGAGTEAGAVAGRMRHPIRFVMLLPNSLDPVARGRTMPLPEPRPSARIAKLYPQTPAGKDKPAVQDSPKAPEAATNDKPAAATAGSAQAVPTPQARPDAAPVAAPKRTHRRHHRHRRHR
- a CDS encoding Tim44/TimA family putative adaptor protein, with the translated sequence MDIYTIIFLALAVFIFLRLRNVLGQRTGSERPPFDRAAARDMIPGKQDTNVVSMPGSVIDQAPTAPSADVVPPSDRWKGIAEPDSPLEHGLNAVFTQDSSFDANHFLSGAKGAYEMIVMAFANGDRRSLKDLLSSEVYESFEAAIKDREKNDLKTETRFVAIEKAELLGAEVRDHIAQITVKFVSQMISVTRDKAGAVVDGSPDKVADITDVWTFARDISSRDPNWKLVGTGNGL
- the secB gene encoding protein-export chaperone SecB, whose protein sequence is MTNGNGTPPEAGAPPQLNVLAQYTKDLSFENPNAPASLAPQQNQPAINIQINVGANNLAANEFEVTLSIEGKAESGSTVLFSFELAYAGVFRIVNVPEENLHPLIMIECPRLLFPFAREIIASAVRDGGFPPLMLDPVDFVGLYRQNIDRQAAQQQGQPS
- the dnaQ gene encoding DNA polymerase III subunit epsilon — its product is MREIVLDTETTGLDPLRGDRLVEIGCVEIYNRMPTGQTFHRYINPERDVPAEAFAVHGLSSEFLADKPLFAQVVDEFLEFIGDDPLVIHNASFDAGFLNAELARLSRGAIPRERLVDTLLLARRKHPGVSNRLDDLCSRYAIDNSRRTKHGALLDAELLAEVYIDLIGARQSQLILAEVPSDRGGAGGDTPRRQRPTPLAPRVTESDREAHAAFTATMGDKAIWNEYRPGA
- the coaE gene encoding dephospho-CoA kinase (Dephospho-CoA kinase (CoaE) performs the final step in coenzyme A biosynthesis.); the protein is MLVLGLTGSIGMGKSTTAKLFGEAGIPVYDADATVHKIYEGEAVPAIEAAFPGTTIDGKVDRERLSAKVVHDADAMKRLEQIVHPMLRSHHQNFLDDAESSGAPVAVVDVPLLFETGGEKRVDAVVVVTTSPEVQRERILARENMTPEKLDAILARQMPDAEKRKRADFLVDTSFGLDPVRAQIREILDSAARMPRRRP
- a CDS encoding Maf family protein codes for the protein MTLWLGPGPLVLASQSRARQALLSSAGIPFDAIPADIDERGIATASGLSAPGEIAALLAQEKAAFVSNHHPGRLVLGADQTLALGARGFNKPADRNEAAKQLRELAGRRHELHSAIALVRNGATLFAEVTIARMTMRPLSDEEIAAYLDEAGDKAMSSVGGYQVEGLGVHLFDGIHGDHFTILGLPLLPLLGFLRSQKLLAF
- a CDS encoding pyruvate, water dikinase regulatory protein, whose translation is MLTDGSYFHLHLVSDSTGETLITVSRAVAAQYANVNAVEHVYPLVRSQKQLDRVLQEIEESPGIVLFTLLEGELVARLEAKCQEINSPSLSIIGPVMQLFEAYLGASTTGRVGAQHTLNAEYFKRIDALNYSMMHDDGQHVEGLEEADVVLVGVSRTSKTPTSIYLANRGIRTANVPLVAGIPIPHQLETLKKPLVVSLHASPERLIQVRQNRLLSLGAGSGNDSYIDKQAVTDEVVLARKLSAKYGWSLLDVTRRSIEETAAAIMKLLADRQRQRMSE
- the hemJ gene encoding protoporphyrinogen oxidase HemJ, giving the protein MIDWTDIYLWVKTLHVVAVISWMAGMLYMPRLFVYHCSAEIGSVQSETFKIMERRLYKAIMNPAMMVAWAAGLVIAWEQGFFTSGWFHAKLAAVVLMTVIHLMLGRYVRDFAADRNTRTHKFYRVINEIPTVLMIAAVIFVIVKPF